A single Fundulus heteroclitus isolate FHET01 chromosome 4, MU-UCD_Fhet_4.1, whole genome shotgun sequence DNA region contains:
- the ddx28 gene encoding probable ATP-dependent RNA helicase DDX28: protein MMQRLKVGWAASAALKALGSGRLHRPELVAASLSQRLCQTGPKHEDAVVIRVPRHLLKRVDNVKQSRSKSKIGTVKAGRLLIQSRNPSLNQSAGYMLGRFEQPVLCSKGWKHTKSFGDYFAINSTKEAAPFIAASPKEDAGREPRTFHSLHICRELVETLERSGIRHPTVVQLQTIPKVMRGQNVLCAAETGSGKTLSYLLPVVHRLQAGAQDEGANRLRAVVLVPSRELAEQVAAVSRTLCAPLGFRTRTVGGGRGVGHIKGVFKKDHPDILVATPGALVKALRRNCLDLSELNFLVVDEADTMFDPSFSDLLEEILSHARVASDPRETRGPGHRAQLLLVGATFPDGVGEVLSQVTDLGRMVTVKSKMLHHLMPHVKQTFVKVKGADKVLELYQALNKLRHEKGGGAALVFCNKSSTVNWLGYALEEMPVRHARLQGEMPAAVRAGIFQSFQRGSVDVLVCTDVASRGLDTSGVRLVVNYDFPETHTDYIHRAGRVGRAGGVEDGEVLSFVTHPWDVELVQNIETAARRRTSLPGMKSEIQEPKVKVANAE from the coding sequence ATGATGCAGAGGCTGAAGGTCGGCTGGGCAGCTTCGGCCGCGTTAAAAGCCCTCGGATCTGGCAGGCTGCACCGCCCTGAGCTCGTCGCGGCGTCTTTAAGCCAGCGTCTCTGTCAAACTGGGCCCAAGCATGAGGACGCCGTGGTCATCCGCGTCCCTCGCCACCTGCTGAAGCGCGTCGACAACGTGAAGCAAAGCCGGAGCAAATCCAAGATCGGCACCGTCAAAGCGGGCAGGCTGCTGATCCAGAGCAGGAACCCGTCCCTGAACCAATCTGCGGGCTACATGCTGGGGAGGTTCGAGCAGCCCGTCCTCTGCTCAAAGGGGTGGAAACACACCAAGTCGTTTGGGGACTACTTCGCCATCAACAGCACTAAGGAAGCGGCGCCTTTTATCGCGGCCAGCCCGAAGGAGGACGCCGGGCGGGAGCCGCGCACGTTTCACAGCCTTCACATCTGCAGGGAGCTGGTGGAAACTCTGGAGAGAAGCGGGATCAGACACCCCACGGTTGTCCAGCTGCAGACCATCCCGAAGGTGATGAGGGGTCAGAACGTCCTGTGTGCCGCGGAGACGGGCAGCGGGAAGACCCTCAGCTACCTGCTGCCGGTGGTTCACAGGCTGCAGGCGGGTGCGCAAGACGAGGGCGCAAACAGGCTCCGGGCTGTGGTCCTGGTGCCCTCCAGGGAGCTGGCCGAGCAGGTGGCGGCTGTGTCCAGGACTCTGTGCGCCCCTCTGGGCTTCCGTACAAGGACCGTGGGTGGCGGGCGAGGCGTGGGTCACATCAAGGGGGTCTTTAAAAAGGACCACCCGGACATCCTGGTGGCCACGCCGGGGGCCCTGGTCAAAGCCCTGCGCAGGAACTGCTTGGACCTGAGCGAGCTGAACTTCTTGGTGGTCGACGAAGCCGACACCATGTTCGACCCGAGCTTCTCCGACTTGCTGGAGGAGATTCTATCCCACGCGCGTGTTGCGAGTGACCCCCGGGAGACCCGCGGCCCGGGCCACAGAGCGCAGCTGCTGCTGGTCGGGGCGACCTTCCCGGACGGCGTCGGGGAAGTCCTGAGCCAGGTGACGGACCTGGGCAGGATGGTTACGGTCAAGAGCAAGATGCTGCACCACCTCATGCCGCACGTCAAGCAGACGTTCGTGAAGGTCAAGGGTGCCGATAAAGTGCTGGAGCTCTACCAGGCCCTGAACAAGCTGCGGCACGAGAAGGGCGGCGGGGCCGCGCTGGTGTTCTGCAACAAGTCCTCCACCGTCAACTGGCTGGGCTACGCGCTGGAGGAGATGCCCGTCCGGCACGCGCGACTGCAGGGGGAGATGCCCGCTGCGGTGCGGGCGGGCATCTTCCAGTCCTTCCAGAGGGGCTCTGTGGATGTCCTGGTGTGCACGGACGTCGCGTCGCGCGGCCTGGACACTTCCGGGGTGCGCTTGGTCGTCAACTACGACTTCCCGGAGACGCACACGGACTACATCCACCGGGCAGGGAGGGTGGGTAGGGCGGGAGGGGTGGAGGACGGGGAGGTGCTCAGCTTCGTCACCCACCCGTGGGACGTGGAGCTGGTGCAGAACATCGAGACCGCGGCCCGCAGGAGGACCAGTCTGCCGGGGATGAAATCTGAAATCCAGGAACCCAAAGTTAAAGTGGCTAACGCAGAGTGA